In Arachis hypogaea cultivar Tifrunner chromosome 2, arahy.Tifrunner.gnm2.J5K5, whole genome shotgun sequence, a genomic segment contains:
- the LOC112753549 gene encoding AT-hook motif nuclear-localized protein 1 has protein sequence MEAREGISSGVTVIGAEAPSAYHVAPRSEAPNQVHVPEGGTAAVAAAAAAAAGVSPVSVGIDGSMLKKKRGRPRKYGPDGSVTMALSPLPLSSSGPHSNDFSSGKRGKSKGTEYKQSKKLGFDQLGEYNACADGTNFLPHIITVNAGEDITMKVISFSQQGPRAICILSASGVISNVTLRQPDSSGGTLTYEGRFDILSLSGSFMPTDNQGTRSRTGGMSVSLASPDGRVVGGGVAGLLVAASPVQVVVGSFLPSNQQDQKPKKPKPTDYSTPVVTPVVTPAVISMSSAPSHPSNAEKDDHVMGGAHHVMQNSSSNLTPSPFRRENWVNMHSMQQDSRKSATDINISLPDS, from the exons ATGGAAGCTAGAGAAGGCATTAGTTCCGGGGTTACGGTGATAGGGGCAGAAGCTCCATCAGCATATCATGTGGCACCAAGGAGTGAAGCTCCAAACCAGGTTCATGTGCCTGAGGGAGGCACGGCAGCTGTGGCTGCGGCTGCTGCTGCCGCTGCCGGGGTTTCTCCGGTGAGTGTGGGGATAGATGGATCGATGCTTAAGAAGAAACGGGGTAGACCGAGGAAATATGGGCCGGATGGATCTGTCACTATGGCATTGTCACCATTGCCACTCTCATCTTCAGGTCCACATTCAAATGACTTTTCGTCCGGTAAACGGGGGAAATCTAAGGGGACGGAGTACAAGCAGTCGAAAAAACTTGGGTTTGATCAACTAG GTGAATATAATGCATGTGCTGATGGTACAAACTTTCTGCCACATATCATCACTGTTAATGCTGGAGAG GACATTACCATGAAGGTTATATCGTTTTCTCAGCAAGGACCGCGGGCTATATGCATCTTATCTGCTAGTGGTGTAATTTCGAATGTCACTCTTCGTCAACCTGATTCTTCTGGCGGCACTTTGACCTATGAG GGCCGTTTCGATATACTTTCTTTGTCGGGATCGTTCATGCCTACTGACAACCAAGGAACACGAAGCAGGACGGGTGGGATGAGTGTCTCGTTGGCAAGCCCTGATGGTCGTGTTGTAGGTGGTGGTGTTGCCGGACTTCTAGTAGCCGCTAGTCCGGTGCAG GTGGTGGTGGGAAGTTTCCTGCCAAGCAACCAACAAGATCAGAAACCAAAGAAGCCAAAGCCAACTGATTATTCCACGCCCGTTGTTACTCCGGTTGTTACTCCGGCAGTCATCTCGATGTCTTCTGCACCAAGTCACCCGAGCAATGCTGAGAAAGATGATCATGTGATGGGTGGTGCACACCATGTGATGCAAAACTCATCATCAAACCTTACCCCTTCTCCCTTCAGAAGAGAAAATTGGGTGAACATGCATTCCATGCAACAAGACTCGAGAAAGTCGGCTACCGACATCAACATATCTTTGCCAGATAGTtaa
- the LOC112753591 gene encoding proteasome subunit beta type-1 — protein MTKQHANWSPYDNNGGSCVAIAGADYCVIAADTRMSTGYNILTREYSKISQLAEKCVMASSGFQADVKALQKVLSARHLIYQHQHNKQMSCPAMAQLLSNTLYYKRFFPYYSFNVLGGLDNEGKGCVFTYDAVGSYERVGYSSQGSGSTLITPFLDNQLKSPSPLLYPPVDAVTPLAEAEAVELVKTVFASATERDIYTGDKVEIVILNASGIHREYMDLRKD, from the exons ATGACGAAGCAGCACGCTAATTGGTCTCCCTATGACAACAATGGAGG ATCCTGTGTTGCGATTGCCGGAGCTGATTACTGTGTTATCGCAGCGGATACAAGAATGTCCACTGGTTACAACATCCTCACTCGGGAATACTCCAAAATCTCCCAATT AGCTGAAAAATGTGTTATGGCTTCTTCGGGCTTTCAAGCTGATGTTAAAGCTTTGCAGAAGGTGTTGTCTGCTAGGCATTTG ATTTATCAGcatcaacacaacaagcaaatGAGCTGCCCTGCAATGGCTCAATTGCTTTCGAACACTCTCTATTACAAACGTTTCTTCCCTTATTATTCTTTCAATGTCTTGGGTGGTCTTGACAATGAAG GAAAGGGATGTGTTTTCACGTATGATGCTGTTGGTTCATATGAGAGGGTCGGTTATAGCTCTCAAGGTTCTGGTTCAACACTCATTACACCATTTTTGGATAACCAACTGAAGTCTCCCAGCCCACTCCTATATCCACCTGTG GATGCTGTTACTCCATTGGCTGAAGCAGAAGCAGTCGAGCTGGTCAAAACTGTTTTTGCATCTGCAACCGAGAGAGATATATACACT GGAGATAAGGTTGAAATCGTCATCCTAAATGCTAGTGGTATCCATAGAGAGTACATGGATCTAAGGAAAGATTGA
- the LOC112753533 gene encoding pentatricopeptide repeat-containing protein At1g10270-like, translated as MPLYRLLLRSLRRLSTLQDVAICDSRPFPFTAQSRSFAFSSAEEAAAERRRRKRRLRIEPPLNAIRPPPHQSAASRDPNAPRLPDSTSALVGPRLSLHNRVQSLIRAGDLDAASAVARHSVFSVTRPTVFTCNAIIASMYRAKRYQEAIALFHFFFNQSNIVPNIVSYNNLINTHCDEGNVDVAIQIYRHVIANAPFSPSPVSYRHLTKGLIDAGRIGEAVDLLREMLTKGHGADSLVYNNLISGFLNLGNLDKANELFDELKERCLVYDGVVNATYMEWYFKQGRDKEAMESYKSLLDREFRMTPATCNVLLEVLFKYGKSTEAWSLFHQMLDNHTPPNFQAVNSDTFNIMVNQCFKLGKFGEALATFKKVGTRANSKPFAMDVAGYNNIIARFCENGMLSEAETLFEELCSKSLSPDVPTHRTLIEAYLKMERIDDAFRVFHRMVDAGLRVVASFGNRVFDELIKNGKAIDCAQILSKMGEKDPKPDPTCYEVVIKGLCSNGLLDKSQELLNEVIRYGIGLTSPLQTYLMKTFQKAGREEEISRLLNMNRFGYRPPTPPPRSSPQTAGGHSPPSGPPPQIAGHQPYGTPYGHRQMAGHYPPS; from the coding sequence ATGCCGCTTTACCGCCTCCTCCTCCGCTCCCTCCGCCGTTTGTCGACGCTCCAAGATGTTGCCATTTGTGATTCTCGCCCTTTCCCTTTCACTGCACAGAGTCGTTCATTCGCGTTCTCCTCCGCCGAAGAAGCAGCCGCAGAGCGCCGCCGCCGCAAGCGCCGCCTTCGCATCGAGCCTCCACTGAACGCGAttcgtcctcctcctcatcaATCCGCCGCCTCCCGTGACCCCAACGCTCCACGCCTCCCGGATTCCACCTCCGCCCTCGTCGGCCCCCGCCTTAGCCTCCACAACCGCGTCCAGTCTCTAATCCGCGCCGGCGACCTCGACGCCGCCTCCGCCGTGGCCCGCCACTCTGTGTTCTCCGTCACCCGCCCCACCGTCTTCACCTGCAACGCCATCATCGCCTCCATGTACCGTGCCAAGAGGTACCAAGAAGCCATCGctctctttcattttttcttcaaCCAGTCAAATATTGTTCCCAATATCGTTTCCTACAATAACCTAATCAACACCCACTGTGATGAGGGGAACGTCGACGTGGCGATCCAAATCTATCGCCATGTCATTGCCAATGCCCCTTTCAGCCCTTCCCCTGTGTCCTATCGCCATCTTACTAAGGGTCTCATCGACGCCGGCCGCATTGGCGAGGCCGTTGATCTCTTGCGTGAGATGCTGACTAAAGGCCACGGTGCCGACTCTCTGGTGTACAATAATCTGATTTCTGGTTTCCTTAACTTGGGGAATCTTGACAAGGCCAATGAACTATTTGATGAGTTGAAAGAGAGGTGTTTGGTGTATGATGGGGTTGTCAATGCTACTTACATGGAGTGGTACTTCAAGCAGGGTAGAGATAAGGAGGCAATGGAGTCTTATAAATCCTTATTGGATCGCGAGTTTAGAATGACGCCTGCTACCTGCAATGTCTTGTTGGAGGTCTTGTTCAAGTACGGCAAGAGTACGGAGGCTTGGTCTTTGTTTCATCAGATGTTGGATAATCATACTCCTCCGAACTTTCAAGCTGTGAACTCGGATACCTTCAATATAATGGTCAACCAGTGTTTTAAGCTGGGGAAATTTGGAGAAGCACTTGCCACTTTTAAGAAGGTTGGGACCAGGGCAAATTCGAAGCCTTTTGCTATGGACGTTGCAGGATACAATAATATTATTGCTAGGTTTTGTGAGAATGGAATGCTATCTGAAGCGGAAACACTATTTGAAGAGCTGTGCTCGAAATCTTTGAGCCCTGATGTGCCAACTCATAGGACTTTGATTGAGGCATACTTGAAGATGGAGAGGATTGATGATGCTTTCAGGGTGTTCCATAGAATGGTGGATGCCGGTCTAAGGGTGGTTGCAAGCTTTGGTAATAGGGTGTTTGATGAATTGATTAAGAACGGGAAAGCTATTGACTGTGCTCAAATTTTGAGTAAGATGGGAGAAAAAGATCCCAAACCTGATCCTACTTGCTATGAGGTCGTGATCAAAGGTCTATGCAGTAATGGTTTGCTGGATAAAAGCCAAGAGTTGCTTAATGAGGTTATAAGGTATGGCATCGGCCTTACTTCTCCCTTGCAGACATATTTGATGAAGACTTTCCAGAAGGCTGGGAGGGAGGAGGAGATTTCGAGACTGCTAAACATGAACAGATTTGGATACCgtccaccaacaccaccaccaagaTCCTCGCCTCAAACGGCAGGAGGGCATAGTCCGCCTTCTGGCCCTCCACCACAAATAGCAGGACATCAACCTTATGGAACACCATACGGACATCGGCAAATGGCGGGGCATTATCCACCTTCTTAA